One Paraburkholderia sp. HP33-1 genomic region harbors:
- a CDS encoding extracellular solute-binding protein encodes MTVSHRLSLKLVSLCIATGAAFTPAAHAADAVTINIVDVAGDLQLTQKGFEAFKAKYPNLVANITYTNAPAPQLPGKIKAMQAAGRSDIDLVLTGTDALAAGIEQNLWIKLLPDNAAQFPGVLDKYAPGPRKMQDLAQGYGLEVAYMPAGPLLEYNPAKVSDPPKTPEQLLQWCKAHPDKLIYARPANSGPGRTFLMGLPYVLGDKDPQDPVHGWDKTWAFLKQLNDCIPYYPGGTSAVMKELGEGTRDMTVTVTGWDINPRALGIVPAEFRVQPFGNMTWVNDAHFMVIPKGVPKEKLDVLYKMMNFMLEPAQQALTYDDGYFYPGPAIKGVTIEQAPAHSQEVLQKYGRPEYAKMLTDHPHALPLNAAAMVAAFKKWDSDVGAQKTR; translated from the coding sequence ATGACTGTATCGCACAGGTTGTCGCTCAAGCTGGTATCCCTCTGTATCGCCACGGGCGCTGCCTTCACCCCTGCCGCGCATGCGGCCGACGCGGTCACGATCAATATCGTCGACGTGGCCGGCGATCTCCAACTCACACAGAAGGGCTTCGAGGCGTTCAAGGCGAAGTATCCGAATCTCGTCGCGAACATCACGTACACGAACGCGCCCGCGCCGCAATTGCCCGGCAAGATCAAGGCAATGCAGGCCGCGGGCCGCTCCGACATCGACCTCGTGCTGACCGGCACCGACGCGCTCGCGGCCGGCATCGAACAGAACCTGTGGATCAAGCTGCTGCCCGACAACGCGGCGCAGTTCCCCGGCGTACTCGACAAGTACGCACCGGGCCCGCGCAAGATGCAGGACCTCGCGCAAGGCTACGGCCTCGAGGTCGCGTATATGCCGGCCGGTCCGCTGCTCGAATACAACCCGGCCAAGGTCAGCGATCCGCCGAAGACGCCAGAGCAACTGCTGCAATGGTGCAAGGCCCATCCCGACAAGCTGATCTACGCACGGCCGGCGAATTCCGGACCTGGCCGCACGTTCCTGATGGGCTTGCCCTACGTGCTCGGCGACAAGGACCCGCAGGACCCGGTGCACGGCTGGGACAAGACGTGGGCGTTCCTCAAGCAGTTGAACGACTGCATTCCCTACTATCCCGGCGGCACCTCGGCGGTGATGAAGGAGCTGGGCGAAGGCACGCGCGACATGACCGTGACCGTGACCGGCTGGGACATCAATCCACGCGCGCTCGGCATCGTGCCGGCCGAATTCCGCGTGCAGCCGTTCGGCAACATGACATGGGTCAATGACGCGCACTTCATGGTGATTCCGAAGGGCGTGCCGAAGGAAAAGCTCGACGTGCTGTACAAGATGATGAACTTCATGCTCGAGCCCGCGCAGCAGGCGCTGACCTACGACGACGGCTATTTCTATCCGGGCCCGGCGATCAAGGGCGTCACCATCGAGCAGGCGCCCGCGCATAGCCAGGAGGTACTGCAAAAGTATGGCCGCCCCGAATACGCGAAGATGTTGACCGATCATCCGCATGCGTTGCCGCTGAATGCAGCGGCGATGGTCGCGGCCTTCAAGAAGTGGGATAGCGACGTCGGCGCGCAGAAGACCCGTTAG
- a CDS encoding SMP-30/gluconolactonase/LRE family protein, translating to MTDNSRRYPDPSIRVFDPRFRSLILASASVECLYQGTRWSEGPVWFGDGRYLLWSDIPNDRILRWDETTGAVSTFRQSSNNANGHTRDRDGRLVSCEHLTRRVTRTEYDGSITVLADRYQGKRFNSPNDVVVKSDGSIWFTDPTFGIDGFYEGEHQQSELKACVYRIDGQSGDVSMVVDDVLGPNGLAFSPDESLLYVVESRGEPRKIRVFDVDANGKGTTLSNNRVLIDAGPGTPDGFRVDVHGNLWCGWGMGTDELDGVRVFTAQGEPLGHIALPERCANVCFGGRHRNRLFMAASHGLYALFVNTQGVRGG from the coding sequence ATGACCGACAACAGCCGACGCTATCCCGATCCCTCCATCCGCGTGTTCGACCCGCGTTTCAGGTCGCTGATTCTCGCGTCGGCGTCGGTCGAATGTTTGTATCAGGGCACGCGCTGGTCCGAGGGGCCGGTGTGGTTCGGCGACGGCCGTTATCTGCTGTGGAGCGACATTCCGAACGACCGCATCCTGCGCTGGGACGAAACGACGGGCGCGGTCAGCACGTTCCGTCAATCGTCGAACAACGCGAATGGCCATACGCGTGATCGCGATGGGCGTCTCGTCAGTTGCGAACACTTGACACGGCGTGTGACGCGCACCGAATACGACGGCTCGATCACCGTGCTCGCCGATCGCTATCAGGGCAAGCGCTTCAATTCGCCGAACGACGTGGTCGTCAAGTCGGATGGCTCGATCTGGTTCACCGACCCGACCTTCGGCATCGACGGTTTCTACGAGGGCGAGCACCAGCAGTCCGAACTGAAGGCGTGCGTATATCGGATCGACGGCCAATCGGGCGACGTGTCGATGGTCGTCGATGATGTGCTCGGTCCGAACGGTCTCGCGTTTTCACCGGACGAATCGCTGCTGTACGTCGTCGAATCGCGCGGCGAGCCGCGCAAGATCCGCGTGTTCGATGTCGACGCCAATGGCAAAGGCACGACGCTCTCGAACAATCGCGTGCTGATCGACGCAGGCCCGGGCACGCCCGACGGGTTTCGTGTCGACGTCCACGGCAACCTGTGGTGCGGCTGGGGCATGGGCACCGACGAGCTCGACGGCGTGCGCGTGTTCACCGCGCAAGGCGAGCCGCTCGGCCATATCGCGTTGCCGGAGCGTTGCGCGAACGTGTGTTTCGGCGGACGGCATCGAAACCGTCTGTTCATGGCAGCGAGCCACGGGTTGTACGCGCTGTTCGTGAATACGCAGGGTGTGCGCGGCGGTTGA
- the epsC gene encoding serine O-acetyltransferase EpsC, translated as MPNAPSRNWGLEQIVADLRASREQLHRTRHPLGIRELPSREAVVNIVTGLRAAMFPTHYGAPDLTDETVDYYVGHTLESTLRLLAEQIRRALRFLPEFGATPDSELQERAFAVAREFATQLAGIRALLVSDIQAAFTGDPAAQHITEILLCYPGVWAMTHHRIAHALHRLGVPLLARFINEIAHSATGIDIHPGATIGPSFFIDHGTGVVIGETAIIGERVRLYQAVTLGAKSFAADEDGTLIKGNARHPIVEDDVVIYAGATILGRVTIGRGSVIGGNVWLTHSVPPGSSVSQGKVREGDRTDNGRQ; from the coding sequence ATGCCCAACGCGCCTTCCCGTAACTGGGGCCTCGAACAGATCGTCGCCGACCTGCGCGCCTCGCGCGAACAACTGCATCGCACGCGCCATCCGCTCGGCATTCGCGAGTTGCCGTCGCGCGAAGCAGTGGTCAACATCGTGACTGGCCTGCGCGCCGCGATGTTTCCGACGCATTACGGCGCGCCGGATCTAACCGACGAGACTGTCGACTACTACGTCGGGCATACGCTCGAAAGCACGTTGCGGCTGCTGGCCGAACAGATTCGCCGCGCGCTGCGCTTCCTGCCCGAGTTCGGCGCGACGCCTGACTCGGAGTTGCAGGAGCGCGCGTTCGCGGTGGCGCGCGAGTTCGCGACGCAACTGGCGGGCATACGCGCGCTGCTGGTCAGCGACATCCAGGCTGCGTTCACCGGCGACCCCGCCGCGCAGCACATCACCGAGATCCTGCTGTGCTATCCGGGCGTCTGGGCGATGACGCATCACCGGATCGCGCATGCGCTGCATCGGCTCGGCGTGCCTCTGCTCGCGCGCTTCATCAACGAGATCGCGCACTCGGCGACGGGCATCGACATTCACCCGGGCGCGACGATCGGGCCGAGCTTCTTCATCGACCACGGCACCGGCGTGGTGATCGGCGAGACCGCGATCATCGGCGAGCGCGTGCGCCTGTACCAGGCAGTGACGCTCGGCGCGAAGAGCTTCGCGGCCGACGAGGACGGCACACTGATCAAGGGCAACGCGCGGCATCCGATCGTCGAGGACGACGTTGTCATCTACGCGGGCGCGACGATTCTCGGACGCGTGACGATCGGGCGAGGCTCGGTGATCGGTGGCAACGTGTGGCTCACGCATAGCGTGCCGCCGGGCAGCAGCGTGTCGCAAGGCAAGGTCCGCGAAGGAGATCGCACTGATAACGGGCGGCAGTGA
- a CDS encoding ABC transporter ATP-binding protein, giving the protein MKHHFEQLRLDSVSRSFTNAQGHAIAALQGLDLTIRRGEFIALLGPSGCGKSTALNCIAGLQPLTGGGIWLDERRIDVLPPEKRGFGMVFQNYALFPHMSVLDNVGFGLKMRGVGRSEIARRAREALQLVQLTGHEQKLPGQLSGGQQQRVAIARAIVIEPPLILMDEPLSNLDTKLRIEMRAEIRRIHTQLERATLYVTHDQDEALSMADRIVVMKEGVVQQVATPKEVYTRPRNLHVARFMGYRNVAEFTLEGMQGDGVVVSVNGVRLVGTPMAGFDGKRVSVALRPEDMERAEPGADNAFDALIDAVEYGGHDSLLRAKTAFGDVWARVTGECAEGERITLRVRPSCVLVYDAEAA; this is encoded by the coding sequence ATGAAGCATCACTTTGAGCAGTTGCGGCTCGATTCGGTGAGCCGCAGTTTCACGAACGCGCAAGGCCATGCAATCGCCGCGCTGCAGGGGCTCGATCTGACGATCCGGCGCGGCGAGTTCATTGCGTTGCTGGGACCGTCGGGTTGTGGCAAATCGACGGCGCTGAACTGCATCGCCGGATTGCAGCCGCTCACCGGCGGCGGGATCTGGCTTGACGAGCGGCGCATCGACGTGCTGCCGCCGGAAAAGCGCGGCTTCGGCATGGTGTTCCAGAACTACGCGCTGTTCCCGCATATGAGCGTGCTCGACAACGTCGGCTTCGGGCTAAAGATGCGCGGCGTCGGCAGGAGCGAGATCGCGCGGCGCGCGCGCGAGGCGTTGCAACTCGTGCAACTGACGGGTCATGAGCAGAAATTGCCCGGTCAGCTGTCCGGTGGCCAGCAGCAGCGCGTCGCGATCGCGCGGGCGATCGTGATCGAGCCGCCGCTGATTCTGATGGACGAGCCGCTGTCTAATCTCGATACGAAGCTGCGCATCGAAATGCGCGCGGAGATTCGCCGCATCCATACGCAGCTCGAACGCGCGACGCTGTACGTGACGCACGATCAGGACGAAGCGCTGTCGATGGCCGATCGCATCGTCGTGATGAAGGAGGGCGTCGTGCAGCAGGTCGCAACGCCGAAGGAAGTCTATACGCGGCCGCGCAATCTGCATGTCGCGCGTTTCATGGGCTATCGCAATGTCGCCGAGTTCACGCTGGAGGGCATGCAGGGCGATGGTGTCGTGGTCAGTGTGAACGGCGTGCGGCTCGTCGGCACGCCGATGGCGGGCTTCGACGGCAAACGCGTGAGCGTCGCGCTGCGTCCCGAAGACATGGAACGCGCCGAGCCCGGCGCGGACAACGCGTTCGATGCGCTGATCGACGCGGTCGAATACGGCGGCCACGATTCGCTGCTGCGCGCGAAGACGGCGTTCGGCGACGTGTGGGCGCGCGTGACCGGCGAATGTGCCGAGGGCGAGCGCATCACGCTGCGCGTGCGGCCGTCTTGCGTGCTCGTCTATGACGCCGAGGCCGCATGA
- a CDS encoding ABC transporter permease, with amino-acid sequence MTTDRRAAQPDWSGSTSASQEPGDGAREPAQHARQRANLPGLVWQALVWAVMAFFLINVVLLIATVAVNSIATRWFGTALPQGFTLHWYAQAWRDFQLASVLWVTVQVVGAVVLLSVLLGVPAAYALARVQFPGKRLAMLIFLLPLMVPPVTYGIPMATAMYKVGLAGTLWGVILANLVPALPFVILVMTPFIEQIDPNLEAAARIFGANTFRYFRYVVLPLLVPGMLAAGLLVLVRTIGMFELTFFTAGPATQTLVVALYYAVFSTGVRAPQSIDAMAMIYMAITLIWVLIALQFVSPTQIVSRVKEQRR; translated from the coding sequence ATGACGACCGATCGTCGCGCGGCGCAGCCCGACTGGTCCGGGTCCACGTCCGCATCGCAAGAGCCGGGCGATGGTGCCCGTGAGCCCGCGCAACACGCGCGTCAGCGCGCGAACCTGCCGGGCCTCGTCTGGCAGGCGCTGGTGTGGGCCGTGATGGCGTTCTTCCTGATCAACGTCGTGCTGTTGATCGCGACCGTCGCGGTGAATTCGATCGCGACGCGCTGGTTCGGCACCGCGTTGCCGCAAGGCTTCACGCTGCACTGGTATGCGCAGGCATGGCGGGACTTCCAGCTCGCGAGCGTGCTGTGGGTGACGGTGCAGGTGGTCGGCGCGGTCGTGCTGCTGTCGGTGCTGCTCGGCGTGCCGGCCGCGTATGCGCTCGCGCGCGTGCAATTCCCCGGCAAGCGCCTTGCGATGCTGATCTTCCTGCTGCCGCTGATGGTGCCGCCCGTCACCTACGGTATTCCGATGGCGACCGCGATGTACAAGGTCGGACTCGCCGGCACGCTATGGGGCGTGATTCTTGCGAACCTCGTTCCGGCGCTGCCGTTCGTGATTCTCGTGATGACGCCGTTCATCGAGCAGATCGATCCGAATCTCGAAGCGGCCGCGCGTATTTTCGGCGCGAACACGTTCCGCTATTTCCGTTACGTGGTGCTGCCGCTGCTCGTGCCGGGTATGCTGGCGGCTGGGCTGCTCGTGCTGGTGCGCACGATCGGCATGTTCGAGCTGACGTTTTTTACGGCCGGTCCGGCGACGCAAACGCTGGTGGTCGCGTTGTACTACGCTGTGTTTTCGACCGGCGTGCGCGCGCCGCAATCGATCGATGCAATGGCCATGATCTATATGGCCATTACGCTGATCTGGGTGCTGATCGCTCTACAATTCGTGAGCCCAACGCAGATCGTTTCTCGCGTGAAGGAACAGAGGCGCTGA
- a CDS encoding DUF3005 domain-containing protein, translating to MNSAIRKPENAGTKPDPKDPRTTDLHNDRTHDSTVDTDGKNREAARLAGHGAISPDEITTSNATLENSVPESLDGMAGFDSRVGGNHLLLALEPGYTVIDKGMTEPLAVYSADLQYDDPRPVGQRQDRGRIHYAVNHLRPARVIELHRLK from the coding sequence ATGAACAGCGCGATCCGCAAACCCGAAAATGCCGGTACGAAACCGGACCCGAAGGACCCACGAACCACGGACTTGCACAACGACCGCACGCACGACAGCACGGTCGACACTGACGGCAAGAACCGCGAAGCGGCGCGTCTCGCGGGCCACGGCGCAATCTCTCCCGACGAAATCACCACCAGCAATGCGACGCTCGAGAACAGCGTGCCCGAGTCGCTCGACGGCATGGCCGGCTTCGACAGCCGGGTCGGCGGCAATCATCTGCTGCTTGCGCTCGAGCCGGGCTACACGGTGATAGACAAGGGCATGACCGAGCCGCTTGCTGTCTACTCGGCCGACCTTCAGTACGACGACCCGCGTCCCGTCGGACAGCGACAGGATCGCGGCCGCATTCATTACGCGGTCAATCATTTGCGGCCCGCGCGCGTGATCGAATTGCATCGGCTGAAATAA
- a CDS encoding short chain dehydrogenase, which produces MKRIVVIGATGTLGQAISAELKARHQVIEVGATRGQYHVDSTDPASVERLFRDIGKVDGVVTATGKVHFGPLAQMSVEQFWVGLRDKLMGQINVVFAALPYVNDGGSLTLTSGILGDEPILQGASATTVNLALEGFVRGAAIELPRGLRINVVSPTVLTESMEAYAPFFRGFEPVSAQRAALAYLRSVEGAQTGRVYRVGY; this is translated from the coding sequence ATGAAAAGAATCGTCGTCATCGGTGCCACGGGCACGCTGGGCCAGGCCATCAGCGCGGAGCTGAAGGCGCGTCACCAAGTGATCGAGGTGGGCGCGACGCGCGGGCAATATCACGTCGACAGCACGGACCCGGCGAGCGTGGAGCGGCTGTTTCGCGATATCGGCAAGGTGGACGGCGTCGTCACCGCGACCGGCAAGGTGCATTTCGGACCGCTGGCGCAGATGAGCGTCGAGCAGTTCTGGGTCGGGCTACGCGACAAGCTGATGGGTCAGATCAATGTCGTGTTCGCGGCGCTGCCGTACGTGAATGACGGCGGTTCGTTGACGCTGACGAGCGGCATTCTCGGCGACGAGCCGATCCTCCAGGGCGCGAGCGCGACGACCGTCAATCTCGCGCTCGAAGGCTTCGTGCGCGGCGCGGCGATCGAACTGCCGCGCGGGCTGCGCATCAACGTCGTGAGTCCGACCGTACTGACCGAGTCGATGGAAGCCTACGCGCCGTTCTTTCGCGGCTTCGAGCCGGTCAGCGCGCAACGCGCGGCGCTCGCTTATCTCCGCAGCGTAGAAGGTGCGCAGACGGGACGCGTGTATCGCGTGGGGTATTGA
- a CDS encoding metal-dependent hydrolase gives MASSKAHHATGFAAGVIAAAIVAHNGGGPFHPGVLLSFIAGVAGSTAPDWLEVAWWSRARRLWITHRTLTHWGIGWLALLAVSYHALGHSIYAAPAFGFACGGLMHLFADWPNPLGVPWIAGRHSLNLWNSGHCDLIVVAASWAAAWLIGEHVWLHGMHALPWLRHWRTR, from the coding sequence ATGGCATCCAGCAAAGCGCATCATGCGACCGGTTTCGCGGCCGGCGTCATCGCGGCGGCGATCGTCGCGCACAACGGCGGCGGTCCATTTCATCCGGGCGTGCTGCTCAGCTTCATCGCCGGCGTGGCCGGCAGCACCGCGCCGGACTGGCTCGAAGTCGCATGGTGGTCGCGCGCGCGGCGGCTGTGGATCACGCATCGCACCTTGACGCATTGGGGCATCGGCTGGCTCGCGTTGCTCGCCGTGTCGTATCACGCGCTCGGGCATTCGATCTACGCGGCGCCGGCGTTCGGCTTCGCGTGCGGCGGCCTGATGCATCTGTTCGCCGACTGGCCGAATCCGCTCGGCGTGCCGTGGATCGCAGGGCGGCATTCGTTAAATTTATGGAATAGCGGGCACTGCGATCTAATCGTCGTCGCGGCGTCGTGGGCGGCCGCGTGGTTGATCGGCGAGCATGTGTGGCTGCATGGCATGCATGCGTTGCCGTGGTTGCGGCATTGGCGAACGAGGTAG
- the araD gene encoding L-arabinonate dehydratase, translating to MTKRKTPEELRSHRWYGANDLRSFGHRSRTAQMGYNRDEYAGKPVIAILNTWSEINPCHTHFSQRVEEVKRGIWQAGGFPIELPVQTLAEPFQKPTTMLYRNFLAMEAEEMLRSYPADGVVLMGGCDKTTPALLMGAISMDLPAIFLPAGPMLRGNWNGVTLGSGSDSWRYWAELRAGTLTPDDWQGVEGGIARSPGHCMTMGTASTMTSAVEALGFTLPGFASIPAPDSRHAQMAAKTGMRIVEMVWEDLKPSDLITAASVDNAVTTCVALSGSTNSVVHMIALARRAGIELTLDRFDEIARRTPVLANIRPTGAYLMEDFFYAGGLRALLAELGELIDGSQKTVNGRTLGENLAGARIVNDDVIRRRGNPLLRDSSLAVLRGNLAPGGAVIKPGAAEPHLLVHTGRAVVFSDYNDMAAHIDDDRLDIDESCVLVLQNAGPVGAGMPEWGQLPIPRKLLQKGVRDMVRISDARMSGTSYGACVLHVAPESFVGGPLALVRSGDLIELDVPRRRLNLLVSDEELARRKAAWVKPAARFERGYGALHQAHVVQADQGCDFDFLQRGGASPDSSVEPEIH from the coding sequence TTGACGAAGAGAAAGACCCCCGAGGAGTTGCGCAGTCATCGCTGGTACGGCGCGAACGATTTGCGTTCGTTCGGCCATCGCTCACGTACCGCGCAGATGGGCTACAACCGCGACGAATACGCGGGCAAGCCGGTCATCGCGATTCTGAACACGTGGAGCGAGATCAATCCGTGCCACACGCATTTCAGCCAGCGCGTCGAGGAAGTGAAACGCGGCATCTGGCAAGCCGGCGGCTTTCCGATCGAACTGCCGGTGCAGACGCTGGCCGAGCCGTTCCAGAAGCCCACCACGATGCTGTACCGCAATTTCCTCGCAATGGAAGCCGAGGAGATGCTGCGCTCGTATCCGGCCGACGGCGTCGTGTTGATGGGCGGTTGCGACAAGACCACGCCCGCGCTGCTGATGGGCGCGATCTCGATGGATCTGCCGGCAATCTTCCTGCCCGCTGGCCCGATGCTGCGCGGCAACTGGAACGGCGTGACGCTCGGCTCCGGTTCCGATTCATGGCGGTACTGGGCCGAACTGCGCGCGGGCACGCTGACGCCCGACGACTGGCAGGGCGTCGAGGGTGGCATTGCGCGTTCGCCCGGGCACTGCATGACGATGGGCACCGCGTCGACGATGACGAGCGCAGTCGAAGCGCTCGGCTTCACGTTGCCCGGCTTCGCGTCGATTCCCGCGCCCGATTCACGTCATGCGCAGATGGCCGCGAAAACCGGTATGCGTATCGTCGAGATGGTGTGGGAGGATCTGAAGCCGTCGGACCTGATTACGGCGGCATCGGTCGATAACGCGGTGACGACCTGCGTCGCGCTGTCCGGCTCGACCAATTCGGTCGTGCATATGATTGCGCTTGCGCGGCGCGCGGGCATCGAGTTGACGCTCGATCGCTTCGACGAAATCGCGCGCCGCACGCCGGTGCTCGCGAACATCCGGCCGACCGGCGCCTATCTGATGGAGGACTTTTTCTACGCGGGCGGTTTGCGCGCGTTGCTCGCGGAATTGGGCGAACTGATCGACGGCTCGCAGAAAACCGTGAACGGCCGCACGCTCGGCGAGAACCTCGCAGGCGCGCGCATCGTCAACGACGACGTGATCCGCCGCCGCGGCAATCCGCTACTGCGCGACAGCAGCCTCGCGGTGCTGCGCGGCAATCTCGCGCCCGGCGGCGCCGTGATCAAGCCCGGCGCGGCGGAGCCGCATCTGCTCGTGCACACGGGACGCGCGGTCGTGTTCAGCGACTATAACGACATGGCCGCGCACATCGATGACGACAGACTCGACATCGACGAAAGCTGCGTGCTCGTGCTGCAGAATGCGGGGCCGGTCGGCGCGGGCATGCCCGAGTGGGGCCAGCTGCCGATTCCGCGCAAGCTGCTGCAAAAAGGCGTGCGCGACATGGTGCGTATCTCCGATGCGCGGATGAGCGGCACGAGCTACGGCGCGTGCGTGCTGCACGTGGCGCCCGAGTCATTCGTCGGCGGGCCGCTGGCGTTGGTGCGAAGCGGCGATCTGATCGAACTCGACGTGCCGCGCCGCAGGTTGAATCTGCTGGTATCGGACGAAGAGCTCGCACGCCGCAAGGCCGCGTGGGTCAAACCGGCGGCGCGGTTCGAGCGCGGCTACGGCGCGCTGCATCAGGCCCACGTGGTGCAGGCGGATCAAGGCTGCGATTTCGACTTCCTGCAGCGCGGCGGCGCGAGTCCCGACAGTTCGGTCGAGCCGGAGATTCACTGA
- a CDS encoding ABC transporter permease, translating to MNTPTLSPPLRQRDAKAWLVAPALLFIVALFIYPFAYGLALSFQPMNGGGVWANYLTFFTDTSMWPTILVTLKLAVPATLINVGVSVPVAFALRRYSRYQKIVTTLLVIPVTLGTVLIADGMLTYFGPHGWLPQALQALHLYTQEMRLTHNFTGVLLSLIVSGFPFAFLLTLSYVTGIDPTLASAAATLGANPWQQFRRIYLPLLVPGLTMAACLSFVQAFSVFPSAVLLGAPAGPTRVMSIAAAEAAFESYDYSLASAIAMVMGFVQLLVVAALLGARRWFYRGPATGGKG from the coding sequence ATGAACACGCCGACGCTGTCGCCGCCATTGAGACAGCGCGACGCCAAGGCGTGGCTCGTCGCGCCCGCGCTGCTCTTCATCGTCGCGCTGTTCATCTATCCGTTCGCGTATGGTCTTGCGCTGTCGTTCCAGCCGATGAACGGCGGCGGCGTGTGGGCCAACTATCTGACGTTCTTCACCGACACGTCGATGTGGCCGACGATCCTCGTCACGCTGAAACTCGCGGTGCCGGCCACGCTCATCAACGTCGGCGTGTCGGTGCCGGTCGCGTTCGCGCTGCGCCGCTACTCGCGTTATCAGAAAATCGTCACGACGTTGCTGGTGATTCCGGTGACGCTCGGCACCGTGCTGATCGCCGACGGCATGCTCACCTACTTCGGTCCGCACGGCTGGCTGCCGCAGGCGTTGCAGGCGCTGCATCTGTACACGCAAGAAATGCGGCTCACGCATAACTTCACGGGCGTGCTGCTGTCGCTGATCGTGTCGGGTTTCCCGTTCGCGTTTCTGCTGACGCTGTCGTACGTGACCGGCATCGACCCGACGCTCGCGAGCGCGGCCGCGACGCTCGGCGCGAATCCGTGGCAGCAGTTTCGCCGCATCTATCTGCCGCTGCTCGTGCCGGGGCTGACGATGGCCGCATGTCTGTCGTTCGTGCAGGCGTTCTCGGTGTTTCCGTCGGCGGTGCTGCTCGGCGCGCCCGCGGGTCCGACGCGCGTGATGTCGATTGCCGCGGCCGAAGCCGCGTTCGAGAGCTACGACTATTCGCTCGCGTCGGCGATCGCGATGGTGATGGGCTTCGTGCAACTGCTGGTGGTTGCCGCGCTGCTCGGCGCACGTCGCTGGTTCTATCGTGGTCCCGCAACCGGAGGCAAAGGCTGA
- a CDS encoding dihydrodipicolinate synthase family protein codes for MNESPLSVGEFAASVMAVPPLARRADYTLDPAQNLALIRHIEAGGVRTLLYGGNANLYHVAVSEYRELLDLLADATSPGTRVIPALGPDYGKMLDQARILAQTRYRTAMVLPLSGFTTSDGVEAGITRIADTAGMPLTLYIKSENYVDVDTLARLVERGTLSAVKYAIPRDNPADDPYLRRLLQIVPAAKIVSGMGERPALVHLREFGLAAWTTGSGCIAPRMVMALLRAVQSGRSAASPDCADHTIAERLYDAFMPLETLRNDISLIRVLHDAITFTGLADMGPLLPLLSSTPREHHAKITQTARTLLALEREFVSTHPIRSDTQATL; via the coding sequence ATGAATGAATCTCCGCTCAGCGTCGGCGAGTTCGCCGCGTCGGTTATGGCCGTGCCGCCGCTCGCGCGCCGCGCCGACTACACGCTCGACCCGGCGCAGAATCTCGCGCTGATCCGCCATATCGAAGCGGGTGGCGTGCGCACGCTACTGTATGGCGGCAACGCTAACCTCTATCACGTCGCGGTCAGCGAATACCGCGAGCTGCTGGACCTGCTCGCCGACGCCACGAGCCCCGGGACGCGCGTGATTCCGGCGCTCGGTCCCGACTACGGCAAAATGCTCGATCAGGCGCGCATCCTCGCGCAGACGCGTTACCGTACCGCGATGGTGCTGCCGCTCAGCGGCTTTACGACGTCCGATGGCGTCGAGGCGGGCATCACGCGGATCGCCGACACGGCCGGCATGCCGCTCACGCTGTACATCAAGAGCGAAAACTACGTCGATGTCGACACGCTCGCGCGGCTCGTCGAGCGTGGTACGTTGAGCGCGGTCAAATATGCGATCCCGCGCGACAATCCCGCCGACGATCCCTATCTGCGCAGGCTGCTGCAAATCGTGCCGGCCGCGAAGATCGTGTCGGGCATGGGAGAACGTCCGGCGCTCGTGCATCTGCGCGAGTTTGGACTCGCCGCCTGGACGACCGGTAGCGGCTGCATCGCGCCGCGCATGGTGATGGCGCTGCTGCGCGCGGTGCAGAGCGGCCGCAGCGCCGCTAGCCCCGATTGCGCCGATCACACCATCGCCGAACGTCTGTACGATGCGTTCATGCCGCTCGAAACGCTGCGCAACGACATCTCGCTCATCCGCGTGCTGCACGACGCAATCACATTCACGGGCCTCGCCGACATGGGGCCGCTGCTACCGCTGCTCAGTTCGACGCCGCGCGAGCATCATGCGAAGATCACGCAGACCGCGCGCACGCTGCTCGCCCTCGAGCGCGAGTTCGTGTCAACCCACCCGATCCGCTCCGACACGCAGGCAACCCTATGA